A window of the Acidithiobacillus thiooxidans ATCC 19377 genome harbors these coding sequences:
- a CDS encoding DUF3034 family protein, whose amino-acid sequence MNTLKSKGLAVAIACALSAIVPVTANAAIGAASLFGQGRILGTGAVTAVDGAAGGGINPWAVISGYGTNQQIGATAFYSHVMLNNYNLNDYGASVGLFNRIEISFARQGFSLGNTGQTLDHRILSVVSGKSVPLGTSTTSAALGLSGPAFFGSNYDLNQDIVGLKARLFGNVVYDQNWWEPEVSVGVDFHHNEMPRNLATTLHVARNGVSYYLSATKVWLNGLFGLTTLADVNIDVTNANQQGLLGFGGVNGMRYKVLPAASVGVFLNRHVVLGAEYRDMPQNQLIAPSSGAGNFSTLGNAVSKTSAWKDVYVAWFPYKQLSVTAAYVDLGTIATEQNQNGLYLSLTTSF is encoded by the coding sequence ATGAATACACTAAAAAGTAAAGGATTAGCCGTTGCAATCGCTTGTGCATTAAGTGCAATAGTACCGGTAACCGCCAATGCGGCGATCGGGGCTGCCAGTCTATTTGGCCAGGGCCGCATTCTGGGTACCGGGGCAGTAACAGCCGTGGACGGTGCCGCCGGTGGTGGTATTAACCCCTGGGCCGTCATTTCGGGTTATGGTACCAATCAGCAAATTGGCGCGACCGCTTTTTATTCCCATGTCATGCTGAATAACTATAACTTGAACGATTACGGCGCTTCGGTCGGATTATTCAACCGCATTGAGATCTCTTTTGCCCGGCAGGGGTTCAGTTTAGGTAATACCGGGCAAACGCTGGATCATCGTATTCTCAGTGTCGTCAGCGGAAAGTCGGTCCCCTTGGGCACTTCCACGACTTCTGCAGCACTTGGTCTGAGCGGTCCCGCATTCTTTGGCAGCAACTATGATCTGAATCAGGATATTGTCGGCTTAAAGGCAAGACTTTTCGGTAATGTTGTCTATGATCAGAATTGGTGGGAGCCGGAGGTATCCGTCGGCGTGGATTTCCATCATAACGAGATGCCCAGAAATCTGGCAACCACGTTGCATGTGGCGCGCAATGGGGTCAGCTATTACCTGAGTGCGACCAAGGTGTGGCTGAATGGTCTGTTCGGTCTGACCACCCTGGCAGACGTAAATATTGATGTAACCAATGCGAACCAGCAAGGCTTGTTAGGTTTTGGTGGTGTCAACGGCATGCGTTACAAAGTCCTTCCCGCAGCCTCTGTGGGTGTTTTCTTGAACCGTCATGTGGTACTGGGTGCAGAATATCGAGATATGCCACAGAACCAGCTGATTGCCCCGTCGAGTGGTGCGGGTAATTTCAGCACATTGGGGAATGCAGTATCCAAGACGAGCGCCTGGAAAGACGTGTATGTCGCCTGGTTCCCCTACAAGCAGCTTTCTGTGACGGCAGCCTATGTAGATTTGGGTACCATTGCTACTGAGCAGAATCAAAACGGTCTGTATCTGTCTCTGACCACCAGCTTCTGA
- a CDS encoding PilZ domain-containing protein has product MEYLPLVFLSGAEDLLLPEPEDLGIAVGQSAIIYDEEEDDSGTLCHTQDWDLGDLVLKPSLSTLDNMPSYRKSLVFILAKPYLLGFFADWKYFQKEAHHFRRPQRVLRRRTRKTQRIRLEGKITIRRRDGTSLFAHLYDFTPTGAGFYTSATGFRVGEMLLVEFDIADCGTCETTVTIARIENLVHSSHTYLIGVHFKLTEAQHRKAEQLYLCKKAEMIQQLASPERHRWTPPSSSG; this is encoded by the coding sequence GTGGAGTATCTGCCACTGGTTTTCCTCAGCGGTGCAGAGGATCTTCTGTTACCCGAACCAGAAGATCTGGGAATCGCGGTTGGCCAGAGCGCGATTATTTATGACGAAGAAGAGGATGACAGTGGCACCCTGTGCCATACCCAGGATTGGGACCTGGGAGATCTGGTTTTGAAACCTTCCTTATCCACCCTCGACAATATGCCCAGCTACCGCAAATCGCTCGTCTTCATTTTGGCTAAACCGTATTTGCTGGGTTTTTTTGCGGACTGGAAGTACTTTCAAAAAGAGGCACATCATTTTCGGCGACCGCAGCGTGTATTGCGCAGGCGGACGCGCAAAACGCAGCGGATAAGACTCGAAGGAAAGATTACTATCCGTCGTCGGGATGGCACATCGCTGTTTGCCCATCTCTATGATTTCACTCCGACAGGGGCAGGATTTTACACCAGTGCAACGGGATTCCGTGTCGGCGAGATGCTGTTGGTGGAATTTGATATTGCGGATTGTGGGACTTGTGAAACGACCGTCACCATTGCCCGTATCGAGAATCTGGTCCATTCCAGTCATACGTACCTGATCGGTGTTCATTTCAAGCTCACAGAAGCCCAGCATCGCAAAGCCGAGCAGCTGTATCTCTGCAAGAAGGCGGAAATGATTCAGCAACTGGCTAGTCCTGAACGGCACCGTTGGACGCCACCTAGCTCATCCGGCTAA
- a CDS encoding putative bifunctional diguanylate cyclase/phosphodiesterase, translating into MDNQSPLKIWLDIFSSMSKAPFTGSVDLPWDQAQKRLMDQMLSSLDQSGLFHTCAIARADTGHILQPLAVSGPLQPIVLENVAVLFSPDHPHARSMTARAQVEDRTLLVTDYVHSEYLQHPDLAGWRQAIEAIGIQWLLATPIHRHATVWGVLVLSGLQDEPPELMADSAEKMAVFIADAMEHLETRRNEQQYRETLKNLAHTDALTDLPNRRALETQMEQAMLRAIRHNRLLAVCMLDLDDFKPINDTYGHEIGDEVLVTLGKRLTDMLRKSDFIARYGGDEFVLLLEDLAGHADLTQVLQKIEEIITAPILLSNGESVQVGASMGVVLYPFADTDQADQLLRWSDQALYEIKAHKADRENCWALFGEENFADQRNPAQVLLDNGALEVWYQPILDSRKGKIVGVEALARLRDTEGTLWHPAKFLPQLQPGSLSDLTKKVLVQSLNDLTLLDTQGWPLSVSVNLDPQSVSAGCVTCLQEVIAQSTVDPARITLEILEGGDFFERQKAVDALLEIKALGFRLALDDVGSAYSSLLRMKELPIDEIKLDQGFVRTLEQRPQDLHFLNAIQDLANGMQVDLVVEGVETEDILDAVTVMGSTLLQGYAIARPMPFAELQAFLQHTVFPHRHRPISLLGLYATRLAQHEALKKTIIRSPRAVDYLTLADATVCSLHGDIQRLGGDNANRLDHLHRNYHRAIAVMDALMLAAPSGADWSTVDQAAVDFEQTILETYFEEKSKKQQI; encoded by the coding sequence ATGGATAATCAATCCCCCCTAAAAATCTGGTTGGATATTTTTTCCAGCATGAGTAAGGCCCCATTCACAGGAAGTGTAGACCTGCCTTGGGATCAGGCTCAAAAGCGGCTTATGGACCAGATGTTGAGCAGTCTGGATCAAAGCGGGCTGTTTCATACCTGCGCTATCGCTCGGGCCGATACCGGTCACATTTTGCAGCCTTTGGCGGTTTCCGGTCCATTGCAACCAATAGTTCTGGAGAATGTGGCTGTACTGTTTTCGCCAGACCATCCTCATGCGCGCAGCATGACGGCACGGGCTCAGGTTGAGGACCGTACCTTGCTCGTGACTGACTATGTGCACAGCGAATATTTGCAACATCCCGATCTGGCTGGATGGCGACAGGCGATCGAAGCCATTGGCATCCAGTGGCTTCTGGCCACGCCGATCCATCGTCATGCCACTGTATGGGGAGTGCTGGTGTTGAGCGGCTTACAGGATGAGCCGCCGGAACTCATGGCCGACAGTGCGGAAAAGATGGCTGTGTTCATTGCTGACGCCATGGAGCATCTGGAAACACGTCGAAATGAACAGCAGTATCGGGAAACCCTCAAAAATCTGGCGCATACCGATGCTTTAACCGATCTGCCCAATCGACGGGCGCTGGAAACGCAGATGGAGCAAGCCATGCTCCGCGCCATTCGTCACAATCGTCTTCTGGCGGTCTGTATGCTGGATTTGGACGATTTTAAGCCAATCAATGACACCTATGGTCATGAGATAGGCGATGAAGTATTGGTGACCTTAGGTAAACGTTTGACCGATATGTTGCGCAAATCTGATTTTATTGCCCGTTACGGGGGCGATGAATTCGTACTCCTGCTGGAAGATTTGGCGGGACATGCAGACCTTACGCAAGTCTTGCAAAAGATCGAAGAAATCATCACTGCACCGATCCTTCTGAGTAATGGTGAAAGCGTTCAGGTTGGGGCAAGTATGGGTGTCGTGCTGTATCCTTTTGCCGATACAGACCAAGCGGATCAGCTGTTGCGCTGGTCTGATCAGGCGCTCTATGAAATCAAAGCCCACAAAGCGGATCGAGAAAATTGCTGGGCACTTTTCGGTGAGGAAAACTTCGCAGATCAGCGTAATCCCGCACAGGTCCTGCTGGATAACGGCGCATTGGAGGTCTGGTATCAACCCATTCTGGATAGCCGCAAAGGCAAGATAGTCGGTGTCGAAGCTTTGGCACGTCTCCGCGATACAGAGGGTACCCTTTGGCATCCAGCGAAGTTTCTACCGCAATTGCAGCCAGGAAGTCTTTCTGATCTGACCAAAAAAGTTTTGGTGCAATCGTTGAACGATCTCACTCTTCTGGATACGCAGGGATGGCCCCTAAGCGTTTCTGTCAATCTTGACCCGCAGTCCGTCTCGGCAGGCTGCGTCACTTGCCTGCAGGAAGTGATTGCGCAAAGTACGGTAGACCCTGCGCGCATCACTCTGGAGATTCTTGAGGGGGGAGATTTTTTTGAACGGCAGAAGGCTGTCGATGCTCTCCTGGAAATAAAAGCATTAGGCTTTCGTCTGGCGCTTGATGATGTGGGAAGTGCCTACAGCTCTCTGCTCCGCATGAAGGAACTGCCTATTGACGAAATCAAGCTCGACCAGGGCTTTGTCCGCACCCTCGAACAGCGACCGCAGGACCTTCATTTCTTAAACGCCATTCAGGATCTGGCCAACGGCATGCAGGTAGATCTCGTGGTAGAGGGTGTAGAGACTGAAGATATCCTGGATGCAGTCACCGTTATGGGAAGCACGCTTCTGCAAGGTTACGCCATTGCCAGGCCTATGCCGTTCGCGGAATTGCAGGCATTCCTCCAGCACACCGTTTTCCCGCACCGACATCGACCCATCAGTTTGCTTGGACTGTACGCTACGCGTCTTGCTCAACACGAAGCGCTGAAAAAAACCATCATTCGCTCTCCACGCGCAGTAGATTACCTGACTCTGGCTGATGCCACGGTCTGCTCCCTCCATGGGGATATCCAACGCTTGGGAGGCGATAACGCGAACCGGCTGGATCATCTGCATCGAAATTACCACCGCGCCATTGCCGTAATGGATGCCCTTATGCTGGCTGCTCCAAGCGGTGCAGATTGGAGCACTGTTGACCAAGCTGCAGTGGATTTTGAACAGACTATTTTGGAGACTTATTTTGAAGAAAAAAGTAAGAAACAGCAGATATAA
- a CDS encoding GPR1/FUN34/YaaH family transporter — translation MKDPIAIGLFGFAVPLFIIGAVFYGIVPLAGLGTLLALCFGFGAAAMYMAGGFTYQMPNSYIATVFFTYGSFFLSFAIAAISGGLAATMKSAPQLLMVWFWLMALITFIFFIASLRANIGLVLLFGILCAAFVLMAISVSNIAGLLFMIVALIGFYLAAVHVINPVIGKAILPVGSLAPKKA, via the coding sequence ATGAAAGACCCAATTGCTATTGGTTTGTTTGGATTTGCCGTTCCGCTGTTCATCATTGGTGCTGTATTTTATGGCATTGTGCCGCTCGCTGGATTGGGTACCTTGCTGGCCCTCTGTTTCGGGTTTGGTGCGGCCGCCATGTATATGGCGGGCGGATTTACTTACCAGATGCCAAATTCATACATTGCCACCGTATTTTTTACCTACGGATCGTTTTTTCTGAGCTTTGCCATTGCGGCTATCAGCGGCGGTTTGGCAGCGACAATGAAGAGTGCGCCCCAACTTTTGATGGTGTGGTTCTGGTTGATGGCTTTGATTACTTTTATTTTCTTTATTGCATCCCTGCGCGCTAACATCGGTCTGGTGTTACTGTTTGGAATTCTCTGTGCAGCCTTTGTCCTGATGGCTATTTCCGTGTCGAACATCGCGGGCTTGCTGTTCATGATCGTTGCACTGATTGGCTTCTATCTGGCCGCAGTGCATGTCATTAATCCCGTGATAGGTAAAGCGATATTGCCCGTAGGTAGTCTGGCCCCGAAAAAGGCCTGA
- a CDS encoding group I truncated hemoglobin: MSFIPTSFRLSAVAKGVALAAGFTAVAMMGISTASAQDYYAQYGGKAGITKLINTFVGNVASDPHINYYFAHTNIPHLKYELVQQVCMAVGGPCKYTGLSMRKAHEGLHITTAAFNYLAQDMMDAMQTQKIPMSAQNYLIAILASMEPQIVTANGPLG; encoded by the coding sequence ATGTCATTTATACCAACCTCTTTCCGTCTTTCGGCTGTAGCCAAGGGTGTCGCTTTGGCGGCAGGGTTTACGGCTGTTGCCATGATGGGGATTTCGACCGCATCCGCTCAGGATTACTATGCCCAGTACGGCGGTAAGGCGGGCATTACCAAGCTGATTAATACGTTTGTGGGTAATGTGGCTAGTGATCCGCATATTAATTACTACTTCGCACATACCAATATTCCTCACCTGAAGTATGAATTGGTGCAGCAGGTGTGCATGGCGGTGGGCGGTCCCTGCAAGTATACAGGACTCAGCATGCGGAAAGCCCACGAAGGGTTACATATCACCACTGCGGCTTTTAATTATCTGGCTCAGGACATGATGGATGCGATGCAGACTCAAAAGATTCCCATGTCGGCACAGAATTACCTGATTGCTATTCTGGCTTCCATGGAACCGCAAATCGTCACCGCTAACGGCCCATTGGGCTGA